One window from the genome of Streptomyces sp. NBC_00287 encodes:
- a CDS encoding glycerophosphodiester phosphodiesterase, whose product MTHARQHTPQVVAHRGASEEAPEHTLAAYKKAIEDGADALECDVRLTADGHLVCVHDRRVNRTSNGRGAVSALELADLAALDFGSWKKGEPWRNRNEEPDWEVRPEDPQDTSVLTLERLLELISDAGRPVELAIETKHPTRWAGQVEERLLHLLKRFGLDSPTDAAASPVRVMSFSARSLHRVRAASPTLPTVYLMQFVSPRLRDGRLPAGVRIAGPSIRIVRNHPAYIERLKRAGHQVHVWTVNEPEDVDLCVELGIDAIITNRPRAVLHQLGR is encoded by the coding sequence GTGACCCACGCACGGCAGCACACGCCTCAAGTCGTCGCTCACCGCGGAGCCTCCGAGGAGGCCCCGGAGCACACCCTGGCCGCGTACAAGAAGGCGATCGAGGACGGGGCGGACGCCCTGGAGTGCGACGTCCGCCTCACCGCCGACGGCCATCTCGTCTGCGTCCACGACCGCCGCGTCAACCGCACCTCCAACGGCCGCGGCGCCGTCTCCGCCCTGGAGCTGGCCGACCTCGCCGCGCTGGACTTCGGCTCCTGGAAGAAGGGCGAGCCCTGGCGGAACCGGAACGAGGAGCCGGACTGGGAGGTCCGCCCGGAGGACCCGCAGGACACCTCCGTCCTCACCCTGGAACGCCTGCTGGAGCTGATCTCCGATGCCGGGCGCCCGGTGGAGCTGGCCATCGAGACCAAGCACCCCACCCGCTGGGCGGGCCAGGTCGAGGAGCGGCTGCTGCACCTGCTGAAGCGGTTCGGGTTGGATTCCCCAACCGACGCGGCCGCCTCGCCGGTACGCGTGATGAGCTTCTCCGCCCGCTCTCTGCACCGCGTGCGTGCCGCCTCGCCGACGCTGCCGACGGTCTATCTGATGCAGTTCGTCTCGCCTCGGCTACGCGACGGGCGGCTGCCCGCGGGGGTACGGATCGCGGGCCCGTCGATCCGGATCGTGCGCAATCACCCCGCGTACATCGAGCGTCTGAAGCGCGCAGGGCACCAGGTGCACGTGTGGACCGTGAACGAGCCCGAGGACGTCGATCTCTGTGTGGAACTGGGCATCGACGCGATCATCACCAACCGCCCGCGCGCGGTGCTGCATCAGCTCGGCCGCTGA
- a CDS encoding ATP-binding protein: MRHRTWIGRFPVQANGASTPWRGAKEVSGVALVVAQEVPTSSSMAVPHGPAGVGKARHRMRAQLRRGGVAESVIDDAVLILSELLSNACKHGRPLGDALAGDGDVRAAWQVDAAGRLTVEVTDGGGPTRPAPATPSVTAHGGRGLNIITALADDWGVRDDARGEVTVWVVVHDDVHDPDAGHRRHDFATRVAAPSVAAIPQLDFADAFDDLD; this comes from the coding sequence ATGCGTCACCGCACATGGATTGGCCGGTTTCCGGTACAGGCCAATGGGGCATCCACACCGTGGCGTGGGGCGAAGGAGGTCTCGGGGGTGGCGTTGGTGGTGGCACAGGAGGTGCCCACGTCGTCGAGCATGGCCGTACCCCATGGCCCTGCGGGCGTGGGGAAAGCGAGACACCGGATGCGTGCTCAGTTGCGCAGGGGTGGCGTGGCGGAATCGGTCATCGACGACGCCGTATTGATTCTTTCCGAACTTTTGAGCAACGCGTGCAAACACGGTCGGCCACTGGGCGACGCCCTGGCCGGGGACGGTGATGTCCGGGCCGCTTGGCAGGTGGACGCGGCCGGTCGGCTCACGGTGGAGGTCACGGACGGCGGCGGGCCCACCCGCCCGGCTCCGGCCACGCCCTCGGTCACCGCGCACGGCGGCCGTGGGCTGAACATCATCACCGCGCTGGCCGACGACTGGGGCGTCCGGGACGACGCCCGGGGCGAGGTCACGGTGTGGGTCGTCGTCCACGACGACGTACACGACCCCGACGCGGGTCACCGCCGCCATGATTTCGCTACGCGCGTCGCGGCCCCCTCGGTCGCCGCGATCCCCCAACTGGACTTCGCGGACGCCTTCGACGACCTGGACTGA
- a CDS encoding DUF5926 family protein — protein sequence MAKKRSQTKATRPQLTGGARAAGADEHVPVVGAREPCPCGSGRRYKACHGKAAAEAVTELVQRPFEGLPGECDWVALRELVPAATVALPLKGGLPEGVPAVTLATVLPMAWPALRRDDGSVLLGLQNDTASGDISRDLADTLQRALEAKPGSPVQARRAPADGPRLQDLLDPEGAFEPVVHPGFEFWVPDAENATPEVTASLERANAAAIPTVRLTGVDAAYWCETPEKNHLRWVMPYPEEQLLDALARLHAAGRSNLGEGTRLVGSFRAHGLTVPVWDLPSGVVAQDVEKPAAEFAERLTAALATDAPLTADERRARGGLTNRQVTLS from the coding sequence ATGGCCAAGAAGCGATCCCAGACGAAGGCCACGCGCCCGCAGCTCACGGGCGGTGCCCGCGCCGCAGGCGCTGATGAGCACGTTCCGGTCGTCGGCGCCCGCGAGCCCTGCCCGTGCGGCAGTGGCCGCCGCTACAAGGCCTGCCACGGCAAGGCTGCCGCCGAGGCCGTGACCGAGCTGGTGCAGCGCCCGTTCGAGGGGCTGCCCGGCGAGTGCGACTGGGTGGCCCTGCGCGAGCTGGTGCCCGCCGCCACCGTGGCGCTGCCCCTGAAGGGCGGCCTGCCCGAGGGCGTTCCGGCCGTCACGCTGGCGACCGTGCTGCCGATGGCCTGGCCGGCGCTGCGCCGCGACGACGGCTCGGTCCTGCTGGGCCTGCAGAACGACACGGCGTCCGGTGACATCAGCCGCGATCTCGCCGACACCCTCCAGCGCGCCCTCGAGGCGAAGCCCGGCTCCCCGGTGCAGGCGCGGCGCGCCCCGGCCGACGGTCCGCGGCTGCAGGACCTGCTCGACCCCGAAGGCGCGTTCGAGCCAGTTGTGCACCCGGGCTTCGAGTTCTGGGTCCCGGACGCGGAGAACGCCACCCCGGAGGTCACCGCCTCCCTGGAGCGGGCCAACGCCGCCGCCATCCCGACCGTGCGGCTGACCGGCGTGGACGCGGCGTACTGGTGCGAGACGCCGGAGAAGAACCACCTGCGCTGGGTCATGCCGTACCCCGAGGAGCAGCTTCTGGACGCGCTGGCGCGGCTGCACGCGGCGGGCCGGTCGAACCTCGGCGAGGGCACCCGTCTCGTGGGCTCCTTCCGCGCTCACGGCCTCACCGTCCCGGTCTGGGACCTGCCGAGCGGGGTCGTCGCGCAGGACGTGGAGAAGCCGGCCGCCGAGTTCGCCGAGCGGCTCACCGCCGCGCTGGCAACCGACGCGCCGCTCACCGCGGACGAGCGCCGCGCGCGTGGGGGTCTCACCAACCGCCAGGTCACGCTCAGCTGA
- a CDS encoding bifunctional DNA primase/polymerase — translation MREILGRRRRLLSQRNGGRPELLSAALTFATQWQWPVLPGVTADPQGRSRCGCPDPECTVPGAHPFDPGLLAATTDERMVRWWWTNRPAAPIMLATGGKAPCAVSLPALPAAQALTALDRMGMRLGPVIASPTRWALLVKPYSLERLGELLYAKDFVPGSLRFHGTGGYLALPPSETGEGDIRWERAPLPGSATPWVPDVEAVVDAVVEALTRTGVSAPEL, via the coding sequence ATGCGCGAGATCCTCGGAAGGCGACGCAGGCTCCTGTCCCAGCGCAACGGCGGGAGGCCTGAGTTGCTCAGCGCGGCCCTGACCTTCGCGACTCAATGGCAGTGGCCCGTACTCCCGGGTGTGACGGCGGACCCGCAGGGGCGGTCCCGCTGCGGCTGCCCCGACCCGGAGTGCACGGTGCCCGGTGCGCACCCCTTCGACCCCGGCCTCCTCGCGGCCACCACCGACGAGCGCATGGTGCGCTGGTGGTGGACCAACCGCCCGGCGGCGCCGATCATGCTCGCCACCGGCGGCAAGGCGCCCTGCGCGGTCAGCCTGCCGGCCCTCCCGGCCGCCCAGGCCCTCACCGCGCTCGACCGCATGGGCATGCGGCTCGGTCCCGTGATCGCCTCGCCCACCCGCTGGGCGCTGCTCGTCAAGCCGTACTCCCTGGAGCGGCTCGGCGAACTGCTGTACGCCAAGGACTTCGTCCCGGGCTCCCTCAGGTTCCACGGCACGGGCGGCTATCTCGCCCTGCCCCCGTCCGAGACCGGCGAGGGCGACATCCGCTGGGAGCGCGCGCCGCTGCCCGGCTCGGCCACCCCGTGGGTGCCGGATGTGGAGGCCGTGGTGGACGCCGTGGTGGAGGCCCTCACTCGTACGGGTGTGAGCGCGCCCGAGTTGTAG
- a CDS encoding PP2C family protein-serine/threonine phosphatase, producing the protein MLDIPSRVRVHVETLLAAQNDMGVCDAFEQYAPVGKPDAMNAPHPPKVAGIDSTVPSPAHTVAPAPAASESTSTTPVTAPTAPGAPGLLLQDRLAGWVSDLTTLHELTERLARTPSLSDALQELLRAGSALVGARRGLVVLEPADGRGPDTTVGLGLGRADLGHIETVPRGSMSFGKILDGLPGGDGEIAQPDLFAEDGLDPRHREVAARLGYAASYALPLHTDTAGRLGAAVWLYDEPAEPSERQRHLVGLYTRHATEHLARLLEVERTRACMATMSEELLPSRLPRVAGVQLAARHRTGPLGGGDWYDALPLPDAALGLAVGSVTGSGPSAVAAMGRLRASLRAYAVMEGEDPVAVLSDLELLLRLTEPARSATALFAYCEPAVRKLTLAGAGHCPPLLIGERRTEFVETSVSAPLGMLACWEAPSVEFQAEAGETVLLYTDGLLHRAGDATDRAFARLHTAAASVPRAIRHDPAAIADHVLRAMLPDGLDTADSAEDVVLLAARFE; encoded by the coding sequence ATGCTGGACATCCCCTCACGAGTGCGTGTACATGTGGAGACACTGCTAGCGGCGCAGAATGACATGGGGGTTTGCGATGCTTTTGAGCAATACGCACCGGTCGGAAAGCCGGACGCCATGAACGCCCCTCACCCTCCGAAAGTGGCCGGAATCGATTCAACGGTTCCCTCGCCCGCACACACTGTCGCGCCCGCGCCCGCGGCCTCCGAAAGCACATCAACCACCCCCGTCACAGCCCCGACCGCACCGGGCGCCCCCGGACTGCTGCTCCAGGACCGCCTCGCCGGCTGGGTCTCCGACCTCACCACCCTGCACGAACTCACCGAACGCCTGGCCCGTACGCCTTCCTTGTCCGACGCCCTCCAGGAACTGCTGCGCGCCGGATCCGCCCTCGTCGGCGCCCGGCGCGGACTCGTCGTGCTGGAACCGGCCGACGGGCGGGGCCCGGACACCACCGTCGGCCTGGGCCTGGGCCGCGCGGACCTCGGCCACATCGAGACCGTGCCGCGCGGCTCGATGTCGTTCGGGAAGATCCTCGACGGACTGCCGGGCGGGGACGGCGAGATCGCGCAGCCGGATCTGTTCGCCGAGGACGGCCTCGACCCGCGCCACCGCGAGGTGGCCGCGCGCCTCGGTTACGCCGCGAGCTACGCACTCCCCCTGCACACCGACACCGCGGGCCGGCTCGGCGCCGCCGTATGGCTCTACGACGAGCCCGCCGAGCCGTCCGAGCGCCAGCGGCACCTCGTCGGCCTGTACACGCGCCACGCCACCGAGCACCTCGCCCGGCTGCTGGAGGTGGAGCGCACGCGCGCGTGCATGGCGACGATGTCCGAGGAACTGCTCCCTTCCCGGCTGCCCCGGGTGGCCGGCGTCCAGCTCGCCGCCCGGCACCGCACCGGGCCGCTGGGCGGCGGTGACTGGTACGACGCGCTGCCGCTGCCGGACGCCGCCCTCGGCCTGGCGGTCGGCTCGGTCACCGGCTCCGGGCCGAGCGCGGTCGCCGCGATGGGCCGGCTGCGGGCGTCGCTTCGGGCGTACGCCGTGATGGAGGGCGAGGACCCGGTGGCGGTCCTGTCCGATCTGGAACTGCTGCTGCGGCTGACCGAGCCCGCGCGCTCGGCGACCGCCCTGTTCGCCTACTGCGAGCCCGCCGTGCGCAAGCTCACCCTCGCCGGGGCCGGACACTGCCCGCCGCTGCTGATCGGCGAGCGGCGCACCGAGTTCGTGGAGACCTCCGTCTCCGCCCCGCTCGGCATGCTGGCCTGCTGGGAGGCACCGAGCGTGGAGTTCCAGGCGGAGGCCGGAGAGACGGTTCTGCTGTACACCGACGGGCTGCTGCACCGTGCCGGCGACGCCACGGACCGGGCCTTCGCGCGGCTGCACACGGCGGCGGCGAGCGTCCCCCGGGCGATCCGGCACGACCCGGCCGCCATCGCCGATCACGTGCTGCGGGCGATGCTGCCCGACGGTCTCGACACGGCGGACAGCGCGGAGGACGTGGTGCTGCTCGCCGCGCGCTTCGAATGA
- a CDS encoding aminopeptidase P family protein, protein MTVAEDLPETPETAEEEPVGQRKNGLYPGVSDELAENMKSGWADTELHDLQPIPQAAETAARRAALSARFPGERLVVPAGNLKTRSNDTEYPFRASVEYTYLTGNQTEDGVLVMEPRGAGHDATIYLLPRSDRENGEFWLSGQGELWVGRRHSLGEAEKLYGIPASDVRELADALREATGPVRVVRGYDAGIEAALTDKVTAERDEELRVFLSEARLVKDAFEIGELQKAVDSTVRGFEDVVKVLDKAEATSERYIEGTFFLRARVEGNDVGYGSICAAGPHACTLHWVRNDGPVRSGDLLLLDAGVETHTYYTADITRTLPINGRYTEIQKKIYDAVYEAQEAGIAAVQPGAKYRDFHDASQRVLAEKLVEWGLVEGPVERVLELGLQRRWTLHGTGHMLGLDVHDCAAARVETYVDGVLEPGMCLTVEPGLYFQADDLTVPEEYRGIGVRIEDDILVTADGNRNLSAGLPRRSDEVEAWMASLKG, encoded by the coding sequence ATGACCGTGGCGGAAGATCTCCCGGAGACCCCGGAGACTGCCGAGGAAGAGCCCGTCGGGCAGCGTAAGAACGGCCTGTACCCGGGCGTGTCCGACGAGCTCGCCGAGAACATGAAGTCCGGCTGGGCCGACACCGAGCTGCACGACCTGCAGCCGATCCCGCAGGCCGCCGAGACCGCTGCCCGGCGTGCCGCGCTGTCCGCCCGCTTCCCCGGTGAGCGTCTGGTCGTCCCCGCGGGCAATCTGAAGACCCGCTCGAACGACACCGAGTACCCCTTCCGGGCGTCGGTCGAGTACACCTACCTCACCGGCAACCAGACCGAGGACGGCGTCCTCGTCATGGAGCCCCGAGGTGCGGGCCATGACGCGACGATCTATCTGCTGCCCCGCTCCGACCGCGAGAACGGCGAGTTCTGGCTCTCCGGCCAGGGCGAGCTGTGGGTCGGCCGCCGGCACTCTCTGGGCGAGGCCGAGAAGCTGTACGGCATCCCCGCCTCCGATGTGCGCGAGCTGGCGGACGCGCTGCGCGAGGCCACGGGTCCGGTCCGGGTCGTCCGCGGATACGACGCCGGGATCGAGGCCGCGCTGACCGACAAGGTCACCGCCGAGCGGGACGAGGAGCTGCGGGTCTTCCTCTCCGAGGCGCGGCTGGTCAAGGACGCGTTCGAGATCGGTGAGCTGCAGAAGGCCGTCGACTCGACCGTGCGCGGCTTCGAGGACGTCGTGAAGGTCCTCGACAAGGCCGAGGCGACCTCCGAGCGCTACATCGAGGGCACCTTCTTCCTCCGCGCGCGGGTCGAGGGCAACGACGTCGGCTACGGCTCCATCTGCGCGGCCGGTCCGCACGCCTGCACGCTGCACTGGGTGCGCAACGACGGGCCCGTGCGGTCCGGGGATCTGCTGCTGCTCGACGCGGGCGTCGAGACGCACACGTACTACACCGCCGACATCACGCGGACGCTGCCGATCAACGGCCGGTACACCGAGATCCAGAAGAAGATCTACGACGCCGTGTACGAGGCCCAGGAGGCCGGGATCGCGGCCGTGCAGCCGGGCGCGAAGTACCGGGACTTCCATGACGCCTCGCAGCGGGTGCTCGCCGAGAAGCTCGTGGAGTGGGGGCTGGTCGAGGGGCCCGTGGAGCGGGTGCTGGAGCTGGGGCTTCAGCGGCGGTGGACGCTGCACGGTACGGGGCACATGCTCGGTCTCGACGTCCACGATTGCGCTGCCGCGCGGGTGGAGACGTATGTGGACGGTGTGCTTGAGCCGGGGATGTGCCTGACTGTCGAGCCCGGGCTGTACTTCCAGGCCGACGATCTGACGGTGCCCGAGGAGTACCGGGGTATTGGTGTGCGGATCGAGGACGACATTCTGGTGACGGCGGACGGGAACCGTAATCTGTCGGCCGGGCTTCCTCGGCGGTCGGATGAGGTTGAGGCCTGGATGGCCTCGTTGAAGGGCTGA
- the pdxR gene encoding MocR-like pyridoxine biosynthesis transcription factor PdxR, with protein MDLHLELASADGRRAGLERALRDAVRDGRLAPGTRLPATRKLADELGVSRNTVKGAYDQLVAEGYFTARQGSGTEVAPLPSDESEPAEAAARAREPQFDLRPGSPDVGAFPAAAWLRALRRAIATAPSLAYDYGDPRGRIELRTALSGYLGRARGVIAPPERIVITSGYVQGLALLTRVLDGCEIAMEDPGLPFHRDVVRRNGGAVVPVRVDERGTCVDDLGEPAAVVVTPAHQYPTGVTLHPERRRALTDWARARDGLIVEDDYDGEFRYDRQPVGALQGMAPGQVVYLGTASKTLGPALRLGWMVLPPQLVDAVADAKLHSDHHTESLGQLALAELIDSHAYDRHVRACRLRYRRRRDQLVDRLGARRGVRGIAAGLHALVEVDDEAEVLARAEAEGLAVGSLGEHWHSPEGEGHPQGLVVGYGTPRERAYPEALEVLGKVLDSG; from the coding sequence GTGGACCTGCATCTGGAGCTTGCCTCTGCCGATGGGCGGCGGGCGGGACTTGAGCGTGCTCTTCGGGATGCCGTTCGGGACGGGCGGTTGGCGCCTGGTACTCGGTTGCCCGCCACCCGGAAGCTCGCCGATGAGCTGGGGGTTTCCCGGAACACCGTGAAGGGGGCCTACGACCAGCTTGTTGCCGAGGGGTATTTCACTGCTCGGCAGGGGTCGGGGACCGAGGTCGCGCCGCTGCCCTCCGACGAGTCCGAGCCCGCGGAGGCTGCCGCACGCGCGCGTGAGCCGCAGTTCGATCTGCGGCCCGGGAGTCCCGATGTCGGGGCGTTTCCGGCGGCCGCGTGGTTGCGGGCGCTGCGGCGGGCCATCGCCACCGCTCCCTCCCTGGCCTACGACTACGGCGATCCCCGGGGGCGGATCGAGCTGCGGACCGCGCTCTCCGGCTATCTCGGCCGGGCCCGGGGAGTGATCGCTCCCCCTGAGCGGATCGTCATCACCTCGGGGTATGTGCAGGGGCTCGCGCTGCTCACGCGTGTGCTGGACGGCTGCGAGATCGCCATGGAGGATCCGGGGCTGCCGTTCCATCGGGATGTCGTACGGCGCAATGGTGGCGCCGTGGTGCCCGTGCGGGTCGATGAGCGCGGGACCTGTGTGGACGATCTCGGGGAGCCCGCGGCCGTCGTCGTGACGCCCGCACATCAGTATCCGACCGGGGTCACCCTCCACCCTGAGCGGCGGCGGGCGCTCACCGACTGGGCACGCGCGCGTGACGGGTTGATCGTCGAGGACGACTACGACGGGGAGTTCCGTTACGACCGGCAGCCCGTCGGGGCCCTGCAGGGGATGGCGCCGGGGCAGGTCGTGTATCTCGGGACCGCTTCCAAGACGCTCGGGCCCGCGCTGCGGCTCGGGTGGATGGTGTTGCCGCCGCAGCTGGTCGACGCGGTCGCCGACGCCAAGCTGCACAGCGACCATCACACCGAGTCGCTCGGGCAGTTGGCACTCGCCGAACTGATCGACAGTCATGCCTACGACCGTCATGTGCGCGCGTGCCGGCTGCGGTACCGGAGGCGGCGGGACCAGCTGGTGGACCGGCTCGGTGCGCGGCGCGGGGTGCGGGGCATCGCGGCCGGGCTGCATGCGCTGGTCGAGGTCGACGACGAGGCCGAGGTGCTGGCCCGGGCCGAGGCGGAGGGACTTGCGGTGGGGTCTCTCGGCGAGCACTGGCATTCACCCGAGGGTGAAGGGCATCCGCAGGGGCTGGTCGTGGGGTACGGGACGCCTCGGGAGCGGGCGTATCCGGAAGCCTTGGAGGTGCTGGGGAAGGTGCTCGACAGCGGGTGA
- a CDS encoding MFS transporter: protein MTNSLLPPAGPQRVLALAQLANSVGDGAFYVTSALYFTHVVGLDPARVGLGLTVAWGVGSLAGVPLGRLADRRGARGTAVLLALATGVAVASFLVVRGFWPFVASAVVYATAQSGLAAARQALLAGLVSAGERTGLLAHLQSTLNAGLAVGAGLGGLALHVGTRGAYLVVFAVDAVSFLVCAGVLLRLPSAAAGAAAVGSVKGNGLAVLRDRPYVVLTVLNTVLLLRMPLLSLGLPLWIAERTQAPAWLVSVLFVLNTGAVMLFQVRMARGVSGVASAVGAVRRSGWVMLSACGVFAVSGGVSAWVAVGVLVAGAVLLVVAEMGQSAGAWQLSFDLAPGERVGEYQGFFGTGVTVARTAGPLVLTALLVQWGAPGWVVLGGVTLVASYAMGPVARKAALARTAVLVPAA from the coding sequence ATGACGAACTCCCTCCTTCCGCCAGCGGGCCCGCAACGCGTCCTGGCTCTGGCCCAGTTGGCCAACTCGGTCGGGGACGGCGCCTTCTATGTCACCTCGGCGCTCTACTTCACCCACGTCGTCGGGCTCGACCCCGCGCGCGTGGGGCTCGGGCTGACGGTGGCCTGGGGAGTCGGGTCATTGGCGGGGGTGCCGCTCGGGCGGCTCGCGGATCGGCGGGGGGCGCGGGGGACCGCGGTGCTGTTGGCTTTGGCGACGGGGGTGGCCGTCGCGTCCTTCCTCGTCGTGCGGGGGTTCTGGCCCTTCGTGGCTTCCGCCGTCGTCTACGCCACCGCGCAGTCCGGGCTCGCGGCGGCTCGGCAGGCCCTGCTGGCGGGGCTGGTGTCCGCCGGGGAGCGGACCGGGTTGCTGGCGCATCTGCAGTCGACGCTCAATGCGGGGCTTGCCGTGGGGGCGGGGCTGGGTGGGCTGGCGCTGCATGTGGGGACGCGGGGTGCGTATCTCGTGGTCTTCGCGGTGGATGCCGTGAGTTTTCTGGTGTGCGCGGGGGTGTTGCTGCGGTTGCCTTCGGCGGCGGCAGGAGCGGCGGCGGTCGGCTCGGTGAAGGGGAACGGGCTCGCGGTGTTGCGGGATCGGCCGTATGTGGTGCTGACGGTTCTCAACACCGTGTTGCTGCTGCGGATGCCGTTGCTCAGCCTCGGGCTGCCGCTGTGGATCGCGGAGCGGACTCAGGCGCCTGCCTGGCTGGTGTCCGTGCTGTTCGTGCTCAACACCGGGGCCGTGATGCTCTTCCAGGTGCGGATGGCTCGTGGGGTGAGCGGGGTTGCGTCGGCCGTGGGGGCTGTGCGGCGGTCGGGGTGGGTGATGCTTTCCGCGTGCGGGGTGTTCGCGGTGTCGGGGGGTGTGTCGGCCTGGGTGGCGGTGGGGGTGCTGGTGGCCGGGGCGGTGCTGTTGGTCGTCGCGGAGATGGGGCAGTCGGCGGGGGCCTGGCAGCTGTCCTTCGATCTCGCGCCGGGGGAACGGGTCGGGGAGTATCAGGGGTTCTTCGGTACGGGGGTGACTGTGGCTCGTACGGCTGGGCCGCTGGTGCTTACCGCTCTGCTGGTGCAGTGGGGGGCGCCTGGGTGGGTGGTGTTGGGTGGGGTGACGTTGGTGGCGTCCTATGCGATGGGGCCGGTGGCTCGGAAGGCTGCGCTGGCTCGTACGGCGGTTCTGGTGCCGGCTGCTTGA
- a CDS encoding triphosphoribosyl-dephospho-CoA synthase — MTSREDEALAQAAVTALTAQLSLTPKPGLPDPSHRDHNTLRWSAKSLTPGLAAMAAAARRTGEPTPGLRAELGAIGRSTEHSVGLAGGGHRGALWTLGLLVAGAALNPGDVTATAKRIAAHPDKGAPRRPSRGSSMSAKYGAAGARGEARAGFPHVRRALEELTRSRGTGTPEPQSRLNALLTIMSTLQDTELLYTAGPLGLRHVQAGARGVLEAGGAGTVAGAEALAALGTDLHERSWSPRGSAGLLAGALFLDALPIAAVATGSRTAVSAQLRAAVLLHPPR, encoded by the coding sequence ATGACGAGCCGCGAGGACGAGGCGCTGGCCCAGGCCGCGGTGACCGCACTGACGGCCCAACTCTCCCTGACCCCGAAACCGGGTCTCCCCGACCCGTCCCACCGCGACCACAACACCCTGCGCTGGTCGGCAAAGTCCCTGACCCCCGGCCTCGCAGCAATGGCAGCGGCGGCCCGCCGCACGGGCGAGCCAACGCCCGGTCTCCGCGCCGAGCTGGGTGCGATAGGCCGCAGCACGGAGCACTCCGTGGGTTTGGCGGGCGGCGGCCACCGGGGCGCGCTGTGGACGCTGGGTTTGCTGGTCGCGGGGGCGGCGCTGAACCCCGGGGACGTCACGGCAACGGCGAAGCGCATAGCAGCGCACCCCGACAAGGGGGCTCCGCGCAGACCGTCCCGAGGCTCGTCGATGTCGGCGAAGTACGGAGCGGCGGGTGCGAGGGGAGAGGCAAGGGCAGGCTTCCCGCACGTCCGGAGGGCGTTGGAGGAGCTGACCAGATCGCGAGGCACGGGCACCCCAGAACCCCAGTCCCGCCTGAACGCCCTACTGACGATCATGTCTACTCTCCAGGACACGGAACTCCTGTACACGGCGGGCCCGCTCGGACTCCGGCACGTACAGGCAGGCGCGCGGGGGGTGTTGGAGGCGGGAGGTGCGGGGACGGTCGCGGGTGCGGAGGCGCTGGCGGCACTGGGTACGGACCTGCACGAACGATCGTGGAGCCCTCGGGGGAGCGCGGGGCTGCTGGCGGGGGCGTTGTTCCTGGACGCGCTGCCGATAGCCGCAGTAGCTACGGGTAGCCGCACCGCTGTATCCGCCCAGCTGCGAGCAGCTGTACTGCTCCATCCACCCCGCTGA
- a CDS encoding intradiol ring-cleavage dioxygenase, which produces MTGNHKDTSITRRRALAVTGGTVAAGGLAFAGYQAAFADEATSEATTEATATATSSSTTTCMTLMTSVTEGPYYLDGALVRKDITEGKSGVPLTLRLTVVDATDGCTPVPGAAVEIWHCDAWGYYSGYTTANPGGSAPAESEDGSTANDKTYLRGYQIANANGVVKFETIFPGWYTPRTCHIHVKVHTGGEKEDGTYEGGKVNYTGQFFFDDEIAQEIFTLEPYSQHSGSYTTLDNDMVYDGGGASSGLLTLKPVKKADPSKGYKGFLTLGVDPDAESTGAGSGGGGTPPDGTPPSDAPSS; this is translated from the coding sequence ATGACGGGAAACCACAAGGACACTTCGATCACCAGGCGCCGCGCCCTCGCGGTGACCGGCGGCACGGTGGCGGCGGGCGGGCTGGCGTTCGCGGGCTACCAGGCGGCGTTCGCGGACGAGGCGACGTCCGAGGCGACGACCGAGGCGACTGCTACGGCCACCTCTTCGAGTACGACCACCTGCATGACGCTGATGACGAGCGTCACCGAAGGCCCGTACTACTTGGACGGCGCCCTGGTCCGCAAAGACATCACCGAGGGCAAGAGCGGAGTCCCGCTGACCCTGCGCCTGACGGTCGTGGACGCGACGGACGGCTGCACCCCGGTGCCGGGCGCGGCGGTGGAGATCTGGCACTGCGACGCCTGGGGCTACTACTCCGGCTACACGACGGCCAACCCCGGCGGCTCGGCCCCCGCGGAGAGCGAGGACGGCTCGACCGCGAACGACAAGACCTATCTGCGCGGCTACCAGATCGCGAACGCCAACGGGGTGGTCAAGTTCGAGACGATCTTCCCGGGCTGGTACACCCCGCGCACCTGCCACATCCACGTCAAGGTGCACACGGGCGGCGAGAAGGAGGACGGCACCTACGAGGGCGGCAAGGTCAACTACACGGGCCAGTTCTTCTTCGACGACGAGATCGCCCAGGAGATCTTCACGCTGGAGCCGTACTCCCAGCACTCCGGCAGCTACACGACCCTCGACAACGACATGGTCTACGACGGCGGCGGCGCGTCCAGCGGTCTGCTGACCTTGAAGCCGGTGAAGAAGGCCGACCCGTCCAAGGGCTACAAGGGCTTCCTGACGCTGGGCGTAGACCCGGACGCGGAGAGCACGGGAGCGGGCAGCGGCGGTGGCGGTACGCCTCCGGACGGCACCCCGCCGAGCGACGCCCCGTCCTCGTAG